A genomic segment from Methanolobus zinderi encodes:
- a CDS encoding type II/IV secretion system ATPase subunit, translating into MPEGSDTIIQPTPKEQDTEIVSCNDTVSPSPAKRTLIPHRIREIRFGDLIGSISSRISLSKDRKKEDDIECPYRIRSSRRHRTIILNCSECTFGSSFESENCRKSIFRILRKEPAADRLVLSRLYERDYEGRDLDSIYALAHLYERLNAYSTAELVDTCCPDDTISKRCENYRRELLDTIIESSESDPLKACAITEKCTERFGLNNKLYGEYTECDSCLLGFIDALEEMNHYTMDIRRKLNADITDPEKPEYERYLRSYVRPPFSTSRIYTEPPENTVFLECYDISHGDERSLPVSIYQLTDRPEKMYIINPVEYFLESDDLEILEAVRKKMIRHRPKDLHFANPANSRNYFRLLGKRLLAEEAEINRSKLEPSRSKLYSDILVKYTTGLGILEDLLADDRITDVYVNAPADRNPVHVVMDGEECISNIFLSQEDMDSMVSRLRSISGRPFGEATPVLEMFLKDYDVRVSVIGDPLSAKGIAYAFRKHASDPWTLPRLINTGSISPLAAGMLSFLMDGQASVLVAGGVGAGKTSLLSAMLLEIPQKYRILTIEDTPEIPIEDLQDLGWKVQGLNSQSAIVKYGIEIEPSTALRASLRLGSSSLVMGEVRGPEVAVLYEAMQVGAAGNSVIGTIHGSSARSVYERIVHTLEVPPASFKSTDAVIVCSNTRISGSMSSKRRVIQISEVNRSWDEDDMDTVFSDIFRYDASADSLLPEDILDRGQSALIAKIADKWEITIDQALSHIQLRAKIKGLLAEYGKTDPFFVRASTVSACNNMLWLLMDEEVSLNGGANLQRMYSRWLDWFREFALDNSSLSNDTSEQEALARTQGIIAGDLSEQC; encoded by the coding sequence ATGCCAGAAGGATCTGATACTATAATACAACCCACCCCAAAAGAACAGGATACGGAAATAGTATCCTGTAATGATACAGTATCCCCGTCTCCGGCAAAGAGAACTTTAATACCTCACAGAATCAGAGAAATCAGATTCGGAGACTTGATAGGAAGTATCAGTTCCAGAATATCCCTGTCAAAAGACCGGAAAAAAGAAGATGATATTGAGTGTCCTTACAGGATAAGGTCATCCAGAAGACACAGGACGATAATACTGAATTGCAGTGAATGTACCTTTGGATCCAGTTTTGAGAGTGAAAATTGCAGGAAGAGCATATTCAGAATACTAAGAAAAGAGCCGGCGGCTGACAGGCTCGTATTATCAAGACTTTATGAAAGAGACTATGAAGGCAGGGACCTGGATTCGATCTATGCTCTGGCACATTTGTATGAGAGATTAAATGCATATTCCACCGCAGAACTTGTTGACACTTGCTGTCCGGATGATACCATCAGTAAAAGATGTGAAAACTATCGCAGAGAACTGCTGGATACCATCATAGAAAGTTCGGAATCTGACCCATTGAAAGCCTGTGCAATTACGGAGAAGTGTACAGAGCGATTCGGACTGAACAATAAGCTCTATGGAGAATATACTGAATGTGATAGCTGTCTGCTGGGATTCATCGATGCCCTGGAAGAAATGAACCATTACACGATGGATATCCGAAGAAAGTTAAATGCAGATATCACAGACCCGGAAAAACCGGAATACGAACGATACCTGCGGTCCTATGTCAGGCCTCCCTTCTCCACTTCGAGGATATATACGGAACCTCCCGAGAATACCGTTTTCCTTGAATGCTACGATATCAGTCACGGAGATGAAAGATCCCTACCTGTTTCCATCTACCAGCTAACAGACCGCCCCGAGAAAATGTACATCATAAACCCGGTGGAATATTTTCTGGAATCAGATGATCTGGAAATCCTGGAAGCTGTCAGAAAGAAGATGATCCGCCACCGTCCAAAGGACCTTCACTTCGCAAACCCTGCAAATTCAAGGAACTATTTCAGGTTGCTCGGAAAGCGTTTACTGGCAGAGGAAGCCGAAATAAACAGAAGCAAGCTTGAGCCGTCCAGATCGAAACTCTATTCTGATATTCTGGTCAAGTACACAACAGGACTGGGGATACTCGAGGACCTGCTAGCGGATGACAGGATCACCGATGTATATGTCAACGCGCCTGCGGACCGGAATCCTGTTCATGTTGTTATGGACGGCGAGGAATGCATAAGTAACATCTTTCTGTCACAGGAAGACATGGACTCCATGGTCTCCAGACTTAGATCCATAAGCGGTCGCCCCTTTGGAGAAGCAACACCTGTACTGGAGATGTTCCTCAAGGACTACGATGTAAGGGTATCGGTAATAGGCGACCCATTGAGTGCAAAGGGAATAGCATATGCCTTCAGGAAACATGCCAGTGATCCCTGGACACTGCCACGGCTCATCAACACAGGATCCATATCCCCGCTTGCTGCGGGAATGCTTAGTTTTCTGATGGACGGGCAGGCATCCGTACTTGTTGCAGGTGGAGTCGGTGCCGGCAAGACATCGCTATTGAGTGCAATGCTACTTGAGATTCCCCAGAAATACAGGATACTTACAATCGAGGATACACCTGAGATTCCCATAGAGGATCTGCAGGATCTCGGCTGGAAGGTGCAGGGACTCAACTCACAGTCGGCTATCGTCAAGTATGGTATTGAGATCGAACCATCCACGGCTCTGCGTGCTTCCCTGAGACTGGGTAGCTCCTCCCTTGTTATGGGAGAGGTAAGAGGACCTGAGGTTGCGGTCCTGTATGAGGCAATGCAGGTTGGTGCTGCCGGCAATTCCGTTATCGGAACCATACACGGGTCCTCGGCCAGGTCGGTGTATGAAAGAATAGTACATACACTGGAAGTACCTCCCGCATCGTTCAAATCAACGGATGCGGTCATCGTATGCAGCAATACCCGCATTTCCGGGAGTATGAGCTCAAAACGCAGGGTCATTCAGATATCCGAAGTGAACAGGAGCTGGGATGAGGATGACATGGACACCGTGTTTTCCGATATATTCAGATACGACGCCTCTGCGGATTCGCTGCTTCCTGAGGATATACTGGACAGGGGCCAGTCCGCCCTGATAGCAAAGATCGCGGACAAATGGGAGATCACCATAGACCAGGCATTGAGCCATATACAGTTGCGGGCAAAGATCAAAGGACTTCTGGCAGAATACGGAAAAACAGATCCTTTCTTTGTCAGGGCTTCCACAGTTAGCGCATGTAACAATATGTTATGGCTGCTGATGGATGAAGAGGTATCCCTCAATGGCGGAGCCAACCTTCAGAGGATGTACAGCAGATGGCTGGACTGGTTCAGGGAGTTTGCACTGGACAATTCTTCCCTTTCAAATGATACGTCTGAACAGGAGGCTCTGGCCAGGACCCAGGGAATAATAGCAGGTGATCTTTCTGAGCAATGCTGA
- the xseA gene encoding exodeoxyribonuclease VII large subunit translates to MGIYTVSQLNDHIRQLLVNDPQLGQIWVRGEISNLTKHSSGHFYFTLKDKGSQLNCVSFRSTNRSLKFDPESSMRVLIFGSLDVYTVRGQYQLRVLDMRPDGIGELYKAYEQLRIRLQDEGLFDVSRKQPIPKYPLKIGVTTSATGAAIHDILNVLRRRYPVDVLLAPTIVQGEMSSASIVSSIEWLNRTDVDVIILGRGGGSLEDLWSFNEEVVARAIAKSRVPIISAVGHETDYTIADFTADLRAPTPSAAAELAVPDSMDLKRHVLSLSQRMEQAAIRSVSDYSDRLDYLCSRIEPEKLNDFLRQNSQRVDELTLRMGRLSERIIESKQNQLCGLAGRLNAVSPLKTLERGYGIAIRTEDNKVIRSREDVSEGDDIGVIVSDGKIRCKVEGISDDHV, encoded by the coding sequence ATGGGAATCTATACGGTATCACAGTTAAACGATCACATCAGGCAATTGCTGGTAAATGATCCGCAGCTGGGTCAGATATGGGTTAGGGGTGAGATCTCCAACCTTACCAAACATAGCTCCGGGCACTTCTATTTCACGCTGAAGGACAAAGGAAGCCAGCTAAACTGTGTCAGTTTCCGATCAACTAACAGATCCCTGAAATTCGATCCCGAATCCTCCATGCGCGTGCTGATATTCGGCTCGCTGGATGTCTACACGGTCCGGGGACAGTACCAGCTCCGGGTTCTTGATATGCGACCGGACGGTATAGGTGAGTTATATAAAGCATATGAGCAACTCCGGATAAGATTACAGGACGAAGGTCTGTTCGATGTGTCCCGCAAACAGCCTATCCCTAAGTATCCGCTCAAGATCGGGGTTACCACATCTGCTACGGGAGCTGCCATACATGACATCCTGAACGTGCTCAGACGCAGGTATCCTGTTGATGTACTCCTGGCTCCGACCATCGTTCAGGGTGAGATGTCCTCTGCAAGTATTGTATCTTCCATCGAGTGGCTCAACCGGACAGATGTGGATGTGATAATTCTCGGAAGAGGCGGAGGCTCTCTGGAAGATCTGTGGTCCTTCAATGAGGAAGTGGTTGCAAGGGCAATTGCGAAATCCCGGGTTCCGATAATATCCGCAGTGGGTCATGAGACCGACTATACTATTGCTGATTTTACCGCGGATCTCAGGGCTCCGACACCTTCTGCTGCAGCGGAGCTGGCAGTACCTGACAGCATGGATCTGAAAAGACATGTCCTGTCACTTTCGCAGCGTATGGAACAGGCTGCAATACGTTCGGTCTCAGACTATTCGGACAGGCTTGACTACCTTTGCAGCAGGATCGAGCCGGAAAAGCTGAACGATTTTCTGCGCCAGAACTCTCAGAGAGTGGATGAGCTGACGCTCAGGATGGGGCGGCTTTCCGAAAGGATAATAGAGTCAAAACAAAACCAGCTCTGTGGTCTTGCAGGACGGCTGAATGCAGTGAGTCCTCTCAAAACACTGGAGCGAGGATACGGCATTGCGATCCGGACAGAAGACAATAAAGTTATTCGCAGCAGAGAGGATGTATCCGAAGGTGATGATATCGGTGTTATAGTCAGTGACGGGAAGATCCGGTGTAAAGTGGAAGGAATTTCTGATGATCATGTTTAA
- a CDS encoding exodeoxyribonuclease VII small subunit — translation MKKPEDTGEGQEGGDEEICDDTSFEESLDQLESLVDRLERGQLLLDESLELFEKGMKLARICNSKLARAERKIEVLIEENGKLKTEDFTEKDQGGR, via the coding sequence ATGAAAAAACCTGAAGATACCGGAGAAGGCCAGGAAGGCGGGGATGAAGAGATCTGTGATGATACGAGTTTCGAGGAATCACTGGATCAGCTTGAATCTCTGGTTGACAGGCTGGAAAGGGGCCAGTTGCTTCTTGATGAAAGCCTTGAGTTGTTTGAAAAGGGTATGAAGCTTGCAAGAATATGCAACAGCAAACTGGCCAGGGCTGAGAGGAAGATCGAAGTTCTCATCGAGGAGAATGGCAAACTGAAAACTGAAGATTTTACTGAGAAGGACCAGGGAGGCCGCTAA
- a CDS encoding class I SAM-dependent methyltransferase, with translation MGCGFDGKKYESSSLHQKEWGEKVIEELGLKGSEHILDLGCGNGLITKALAERVPEGRVVGVDSSHSMLERARFHKLENMEFLLSDINDINFKEEFDIVFSNAAMHWIKDHNSVLHKIHASLKPNGILRMQFAGEGNCPTLIRILKESMDSSVFGEIVHDFEWPWYMPHAESYEEILSSAGFREYRVWMEDADRYFPDEQSFAGWIEQPSLVPFMNALPEDNSALFRDMVIEKAKEAALQSDGTYFEAFRRINVSAVKE, from the coding sequence ATGGGATGCGGTTTTGATGGTAAGAAGTATGAGAGTTCTTCTTTACATCAGAAAGAATGGGGCGAGAAAGTCATTGAAGAGCTTGGACTTAAGGGTTCGGAGCATATACTCGATCTGGGTTGTGGGAATGGCCTGATCACGAAAGCCCTTGCTGAAAGAGTGCCCGAAGGAAGGGTCGTCGGGGTTGACAGTTCCCATTCGATGCTTGAAAGAGCCCGCTTCCATAAGCTTGAGAACATGGAATTCCTGCTGTCGGATATCAATGACATAAACTTCAAAGAGGAATTCGATATTGTATTCTCCAATGCGGCCATGCACTGGATTAAAGATCATAATAGTGTGCTGCATAAAATACATGCTTCTCTCAAACCTAATGGTATTCTAAGGATGCAGTTCGCAGGAGAGGGCAACTGTCCTACACTTATAAGAATACTGAAGGAATCCATGGATAGTAGTGTGTTCGGGGAGATCGTGCATGATTTTGAATGGCCGTGGTATATGCCTCATGCAGAAAGTTATGAAGAAATCCTGTCCTCAGCAGGATTCAGGGAGTACAGGGTCTGGATGGAAGATGCAGACCGTTATTTCCCTGATGAACAATCGTTTGCAGGCTGGATCGAGCAGCCAAGTCTGGTTCCTTTCATGAATGCTTTGCCGGAAGATAACTCCGCTCTTTTCAGGGACATGGTGATTGAAAAGGCAAAAGAGGCTGCTCTACAGTCAGATGGTACTTATTTTGAGGCTTTCAGAAGGATCAATGTATCTGCTGTCAAAGAATAA
- the ccsA gene encoding cytochrome c biogenesis protein CcsA, with the protein MNFGMILIWLAFITALGATAYSLLKIRTDRQKFGMLSKKLEIACAVTVTLAMLTLILQLLSVNASYDYVFSHSSTDLAWYYRISALWAGQEGSMLLWAWAITMILLVVQYTGSTKQLAGTRLMDLTRMTSLGITSVLLLLLVLKNPFAAYHVVQDVGVELTNWNPFVTLYDVAYGQGMNPLLRNPWMAVHPPVLFLGYAAFTIPFAAAIANLVIKDERWTDIARDWMRVAWLFLTLGIGLGGFWAYEVLGWGAWYWTWDPVETSSLIPWITATAFLHARTRATYGEYQFLAPLLAVLSFILVIFATFVTRSGMWASVHSWQDFSLEGLVIAIFLVVLTGSSVVLLARRYFEDEE; encoded by the coding sequence ATGAATTTTGGAATGATACTCATCTGGCTTGCGTTCATCACAGCTCTGGGAGCCACGGCATATTCTCTCTTGAAGATAAGGACCGACAGGCAGAAATTCGGTATGCTCTCAAAGAAACTGGAGATCGCATGTGCCGTAACAGTGACACTGGCAATGCTTACACTTATTTTACAGTTACTCTCCGTGAATGCATCCTATGACTATGTGTTCAGCCACTCAAGCACTGATCTTGCCTGGTATTACAGGATATCGGCATTATGGGCCGGCCAGGAAGGATCAATGCTGCTCTGGGCCTGGGCAATAACGATGATACTTCTTGTGGTCCAGTATACCGGCTCAACAAAGCAGCTTGCAGGTACCCGGTTGATGGACCTTACCAGGATGACATCCCTTGGAATCACATCAGTCTTACTGCTGTTACTGGTTTTGAAGAACCCCTTTGCAGCATACCATGTAGTTCAGGATGTCGGGGTTGAGCTGACAAACTGGAATCCCTTTGTCACACTCTATGATGTGGCATACGGCCAGGGCATGAACCCCCTGCTCCGCAACCCCTGGATGGCAGTACACCCACCTGTACTTTTCCTGGGATATGCCGCATTCACGATACCCTTTGCAGCAGCAATTGCAAACCTTGTCATAAAGGATGAGAGATGGACGGATATAGCAAGGGACTGGATGCGTGTGGCATGGCTTTTCCTTACACTGGGAATCGGCCTTGGCGGTTTCTGGGCATATGAAGTACTTGGATGGGGAGCATGGTACTGGACCTGGGATCCCGTGGAAACCTCGTCACTCATTCCCTGGATCACAGCCACCGCTTTCCTGCATGCAAGAACACGTGCAACTTACGGAGAATACCAGTTCCTTGCACCCCTGCTTGCGGTACTCTCGTTCATACTGGTGATATTCGCAACCTTTGTTACCAGAAGCGGAATGTGGGCATCGGTTCATTCATGGCAGGATTTCAGCCTTGAGGGACTGGTAATAGCTATCTTCCTTGTGGTATTGACAGGCAGCAGTGTGGTCCTGCTTGCAAGAAGGTACTTTGAGGATGAGGAATAA
- a CDS encoding cytochrome c-type biogenesis CcmF C-terminal domain-containing protein: MKGKKPLLTSKNTMFATVLVFLLLATIIMMGMITPLIAKLTTGVEVSLEPDYFNNRTALPTAALVLLLSTCLLVGYMGQKNTLVVVGGYALLSVFFAIISPFGNLPIDVSVPIISVALMATIYKIGKALGRDSFRGKARGVSAHLIHLGILFILLGIVLSSNMKVEGTGVASLEEVAHFEGQDYVLRITGMDSSYRGEAYQQYPGSSYVTRIDFDIYKRGEYFREGEMEYITDFKWGQSYTTTYIHRGLTEELFIAPRVVDLQEGRTDIYMRTVPFINFLWGGMYLMVIGIVLLLISDRHKDGRLKQENEKKKTKGARK, encoded by the coding sequence ATGAAAGGTAAAAAACCTCTTCTTACATCAAAGAACACAATGTTTGCCACTGTGCTTGTATTCCTGCTGCTGGCAACAATAATCATGATGGGAATGATCACCCCCCTTATCGCAAAACTCACAACCGGAGTGGAGGTCAGCCTTGAACCCGATTATTTTAACAACAGGACAGCTTTACCTACCGCTGCGCTGGTACTCTTACTCAGCACCTGTCTTCTTGTGGGATACATGGGACAGAAGAACACACTTGTAGTGGTAGGTGGTTATGCTTTACTATCAGTTTTCTTTGCCATCATATCGCCTTTCGGAAATCTTCCAATTGACGTATCCGTCCCTATCATCTCTGTTGCCCTGATGGCGACGATCTATAAGATCGGAAAAGCCCTCGGCAGAGATTCATTCCGGGGAAAGGCACGCGGTGTGAGTGCACACCTGATACACCTGGGGATACTGTTCATACTACTCGGCATCGTGCTTAGCTCGAACATGAAAGTAGAAGGAACAGGCGTGGCATCCCTGGAAGAAGTTGCCCATTTTGAAGGACAGGATTACGTACTCAGGATCACAGGCATGGATTCTTCGTACAGGGGAGAAGCATATCAGCAATATCCCGGATCATCCTATGTTACCCGGATCGACTTTGACATCTACAAGAGAGGAGAATACTTCCGGGAGGGTGAGATGGAATATATCACTGACTTCAAGTGGGGACAGAGCTACACCACGACTTATATCCACAGAGGACTCACGGAAGAGCTGTTCATTGCTCCCAGGGTAGTTGACCTTCAGGAAGGCAGAACAGACATCTATATGCGGACCGTACCCTTCATAAATTTCCTCTGGGGTGGTATGTATCTCATGGTCATCGGAATCGTCCTTCTCCTGATAAGCGACCGTCACAAAGACGGCAGGCTAAAACAGGAAAATGAGAAGAAAAAGACAAAGGGAGCCAGAAAATGA
- a CDS encoding CDP-2,3-bis-(O-geranylgeranyl)-sn-glycerol synthase, with protein MIDIVLTAMWLMLPAYIPNSTAAVFGGGKPIDGGRKLGDGRRILGDGKTYRGLLAGTICGMLLGLLQTYYLTINDFLFGVELPSFGELPGALVVLFTLAFGSLFGDMFMSFFKRRIGFKRGAPLPVIDQLDFVLGAWLLTYLASPVWFSENFTYQVILAVLIITPLLHFVTNVIGYLIGVKKEPW; from the coding sequence ATGATCGATATTGTGCTTACTGCGATGTGGCTTATGCTTCCGGCCTACATCCCTAACTCGACTGCTGCTGTATTTGGTGGTGGTAAGCCAATTGATGGTGGCAGAAAGCTTGGAGACGGGCGCCGGATACTCGGTGACGGGAAGACCTACAGGGGACTTCTGGCAGGAACCATATGCGGAATGCTTCTTGGCCTGCTTCAGACATATTACCTGACAATCAACGATTTCTTATTCGGGGTTGAGCTACCCTCATTCGGAGAACTTCCCGGTGCTCTTGTGGTCCTCTTTACACTTGCCTTCGGTTCTCTTTTCGGTGACATGTTCATGAGCTTTTTCAAGCGAAGAATTGGTTTCAAAAGAGGTGCTCCCCTGCCGGTGATAGACCAGCTTGATTTTGTGCTGGGAGCATGGCTGCTAACATATCTTGCCTCCCCTGTATGGTTTTCTGAGAATTTCACCTATCAGGTTATCCTTGCGGTGCTGATAATCACTCCGTTGCTGCATTTTGTGACCAATGTAATAGGATATCTTATCGGTGTGAAAAAGGAACCGTGGTGA
- the pyrE gene encoding orotate phosphoribosyltransferase has product MQESLNSKQSLINALKECGAVRFGDFTLASGKKSSYYVDIKKASTDPVTLKKIAREASTVIRGMHADAVGGVVLGSVPLATAVSLESGLPLVLIRKSDKSYGTGGRFVGDVREGSRIVLLEDVTTSGGSVSDAIKAIRSEGAIVEAVVTVVDRESGASENLDSMDVRLIPLVRAGELVSSSQ; this is encoded by the coding sequence ATGCAGGAATCCTTGAATAGCAAACAGTCACTTATAAATGCCCTGAAAGAATGCGGGGCTGTCAGGTTCGGAGATTTTACACTTGCTTCCGGAAAGAAAAGCAGTTATTATGTGGACATCAAAAAGGCGAGTACGGATCCGGTGACCCTGAAAAAGATTGCAAGGGAAGCCAGCACGGTCATCCGCGGGATGCATGCGGATGCTGTGGGCGGGGTCGTGCTTGGCAGTGTTCCGCTGGCAACTGCAGTATCCCTTGAATCAGGACTTCCTCTGGTGCTGATACGCAAGTCCGATAAAAGTTATGGGACTGGCGGTCGTTTTGTCGGCGATGTCCGGGAAGGCTCCAGGATTGTGCTGCTTGAGGATGTAACCACAAGCGGGGGCTCTGTCAGTGATGCCATTAAGGCGATTCGTTCAGAAGGTGCGATAGTGGAAGCTGTGGTGACTGTAGTGGACCGTGAATCCGGCGCATCTGAAAACCTGGATTCCATGGATGTACGGCTTATTCCCCTTGTCAGGGCAGGTGAACTCGTTTCATCCTCGCAATAG